The Xenopus tropicalis strain Nigerian chromosome 2, UCB_Xtro_10.0, whole genome shotgun sequence genome window below encodes:
- the LOC100486026 gene encoding olfactory receptor 52L1: MEPGISNQSFIFSYTDFTLLGFPGISRWRPLLAIPFFSVYLVILSGNSLIICLICIKMTLHSPMYLLISVLFAINITISTAILPKFLLDLLFHLNQVSLTGCLLQMFVIYFMSVCESGAMVLMSLDRYVAICRPLHYHNIMTKRFLAWLTVIIIIRNCFLICPLIILISMVQFCRSNIILNFTCENMALLSLGCGDTTKPQIAGLIARTIAIVLDISLLLISYSKILYTAMKTATGKSRQKALSTCGTHLLVATLAYMSALSSSAVYRMETTLSIDVKNLFTALYLILPASLNPFIYGLWVSEIRKSLVKYWRKKLVSS; encoded by the coding sequence ATGGaaccagggatctccaaccaGTCATTCATTTTCTCCTACACTGACTTTACTCTCTTGGGTTTCCCTGGGATATCTCGATGGAGGCCCCTCCTGGCAATCCCATTCTTTTCCGTCTACTTAGTTATCCTGAGTGGGAATTCTCTCATCATCTGCCTCATCTGCATTAAGATGACCCTCCATTCCCCCATGTATTTGCTCATCTCTGTGCTCTTTGCCATAAATATCACAATTTCTACTGCCATATTGCCAAAATTCCTCCTAGACTTGTTATTCCATCTCAACCAAGTTTCCCTGACTGGCTGTCTTCTGCAGATGTTTGTTATCTACTTCATGTCAGTGTGTGAGTCTGGTGCTATGGTATTAATGTCCTTAGACAGATACGTAGCAATCTGTAGGCCACTGCATTACCATAACATCATGACAAAGAGGTTCCTGGCCTGGCTCACAGTCATTATAATCATTCGGAACTGTTTCCTTATCTGCCCACTGATCATCCTTATCTCTATGGTCCAGTTCTGCAGGTCGAACATCATCCTAAACTTTACATGTGAAAACATGGCGCTTCTCAGTCTTGGATGTGGAGACACCACCAAACCACAGATTGCTGGGCTGATTGCGCGAACGATTGCGATTGTGCTTGATATAAGCCTCCTCTTGATTTCCTACTCAAAAATACTCTACACAGCCATGAAAACTGCCACTGGGAAGTCTCGCCAGAAAGCACTGAGCACATGTGGGACCCACTTGTTGGTGGCAACGTTGGCCTACATGAGTGCATTGTCATCATCTGCTGTCTACAGAATGGAAACAACTCTTTCAATAGATGTTAAGAATCTCTTCACTGCACTGTACCTAATTCTCCCAGCCTCCTTAAATCCCTTTATATATGGCCTGTGGGTCTCAGAAATCAGAAAGAGTCTGGTTAAATACTGGAGAAAAAAGTTGGTTTCATCATGA